attttaaatCTAgataacatcttgtctatataagatgcttgagataatgctaaattTCTATTCTTCcggttccgaactatttggatcccaagaacatattgtgtttctcccaaatctttcatttagaattgcatAGCAAGCCATCTTTTGACGTCAGCCATAAATTCTACTTCATCCCCTataagtagaatatcatcaacatacagaacCAGAAAAGCAACAGTTTTgttaacaattttcttgtaaacacaaggttcgtcaacattttgttcaaagccataagatttgattacagtgtcaaatctcatattctaggatcaagatgcttgtttcaacccataaatggatctattaagcttgaaaacttttttcccttgacccttttctataaacccttctggttgagacatatagatactctcttcaagataaccatttagaaaggctatcttgacatccatttatcATATTTCATAACCATAAAAggtagctatggacaagagtattctaatagactttatcatggtaaccaaagaaaaggtttcttcataacTACCTCTCTCTttaggtaaacccttttgccacaagctTAGCCTTGTAGGTCTGTAACTCACcaacttggtctcgttttcttttgtagatccactttcaaccgatgggttttacccttatggttgatctacaatatcttagactaaattgaagtatattgactccatttcaaggtccatggctttgatccactgatctttatccacatcttccattgtttgtttgaaagttaatggatcctctaagccatcatctggtatgatgacttgagtttcagttaaacccatataccgGTTAGGTTGTtgcacaatcctcccactacgtcaaggcatgctcaactcttgagaaggatgtgaagtactagtttcatcagcaactcttgttgatggacctacttgatcaacaactcttgttgatgcatttgttATTTCTTTGGTCATTTAATCTATTGCTAgcctactgcgaggttgatgatttttaatgtgatcttcctctaggaaagttgcatttgtcgatttatagatataaataccttatcttcctgaggatcataaaagaaaccaccttttgtctctttagggtaacctacaaataggcatacctttgaacgatgttccaacttcttaagattttgcaccaacacatgtgttgggcatcctcaaatcctgaagtgacgtaaactacctttacgtcctctccataactcgtaaggtgttttcaaaacactttttgagggaaccatacTCAAAATATACAGTCTTAActgtgtccccaaaaagaacttggcaattgggcataactcatcatagaacgaaccatgtgtAACAAGatcctatttctcctttctaccacaccattttgttgaggtgtgctaGGAGCTGTGAGTTGCGACtaaattccatgttttatcaaatagtcctggaattttaagtccatatacttactgcctcgatctaatcgaagtgttttaagtattttacctaattggttctcaaccttagccttatattccttgattTTTTCTAGTGTTTcaaacttatgatgcattaggtaaatatggtcataccttgaataatcaccaacaaagctgatgaaatattcatatcctcctctgactttaacattcatcgaatcacaaaggtctgaatgtaccaaCTCCAATGGTTCTTTAGCTCTAAGacattttccagaaaaagatcgtttagtcatttaaccctcaagacaagattcacatggaggtcatgaactgtcttctaactaatttagatgaccgttcttcaccaatctttcaatcctgttgagattgatgtgaccaagtctcaagtaccaaagataggcatttggagaaacttttcttttcttattttgagtctcagttgttttaaacatctttatgttcaAAATGGCTTTTACCTCAATCGGTtctaacatgtacaagttattttctagttttgcagaacaaattttggtatcttttgaagtaatgaacacttcattattttcaaaagaaactttgtaattttgttccaGCAAACATGAGACAGATActaaattcattttcatagaaggaatgtaataaacattttcaagtaaaatgtatttatctcttataaataacttcatatctcccactactttagctgaaacaaccttcCTAGTCCCTACTTTAAAGGTTGCTTCACCTTTTGTTaattgtctccaggaacttgtttcttgAGAGAAAGTACAGATATGATTTgcggcacctgaatctattatccaggtctttttatcgttttccactaagcatgtttcgatgacaagtaaatcatattaaCTCTGTCGTTCGATTTTTGCaatctcatctatataatttaaaactttagatgagatgggagatagaggacattcctctgttaaaacttattttgaatcATCATTTGCTAGTAATTTGCATGTTGAATTGTTATTCCCGTTAGCTAAAGCGGAAGCAAGTATtatagaagaattcgacatgctgaaattttaaacaaaatcttattagtaaattgcaactaaatccaaattaagttttagcaaaaagtaataatgtacccataatcattatttgtttgcaacgatactatagtgagtcagaataagtgctaccgaggggcagttaAATACTCCTTCATTGAATCAAGACTTTGATTAAATACTATatttagaataactcttattcctataatcatttagttaccgttttcggtcagaaattattaacacttagtaattctgtaagtgtaacccttcatttttagacttcagaggtcggccccaacgatgctaccaaattggaaagtcaaggttgggaatggacctaagaaatcctatctatttttggagcttgagttgttccgaatcctatgttagaaccctccgaggggatagtcgttgttaaacgactagcaaaggttGCCTAAAGCTAActagcaggcgcaacataggaatctcatggtccaaaccAATGGAAGAGGCCACATGATAcattgacacatttccttcacccacatactatgaactacttcccgcattcaccttgatcttgacccatacaaacattttccgaatggaggtcactcctagggtgacacgaagcgttgtatgaatctcatggtgtgaactttctagggatgtgagagttgaaatcaatatatcacatatttttacaatgaacaacttccccttattcaccttgatattgactcatgcaaacactttccgaatggaggtcattcctagggtgacacgaagtgtcgcATGAATCTTATGGTGTGAATTCCTTAGAGACgtgagaattaaaatcaaaatatcgtatatttgattttactgttaacaacctcccctattcaccttgatcttaattcatgcaaacactttccgaatggaggtcactcccagggtgacacgaagtgaagcatgaatctcgatgtgaactcttagggatgcgagAACTAAAagcaacatatcgtatatgttattaatctcccactgaagcattctaacaacatatcatatatgttattaaattcccattgaaatgttttaacaatatatcatatatattattaaactcccactgaagcgTTCTAACGATTATATGACTATATTTATACTCAGGTTTATtttggctaattaaacaactctaagtctatgtggtttatccaagtataacacttataaatggattttaacctacgatgtctaggttataaaccgttttattacctcacactaCTCATGTACGCttataaaatcagttaacaaagctgaattattcggccataatcctcaAGTAAGAGGTGTTCTGTagtccgtcaacttaaaaacctctagccttagaaaggattatataccagttaAGTTTGTAACcgtgttttataagataacgatctattttaactattaaaacaagtgtttaAACTATGTGAGCATGTAGCTTatcttcgttatggattttaatgtctaatttaattttataacaacttataaaaatagacatgctttgcatccataactttcaacaaaggcattcaacaattaatataacacttatattaaacaaaagaaccctgaacatgcatactatatattataactctttataacatatacgtaatgcatgtaacatacttcttatggtgagattttaaattacatggcatacaatatgcacatacatgttttaatttaaatataagatacaccatatgcataaatatttaaattacactgatatggttcaactttggcatcctaagcaagcaataataataaattattacaaaaaaggtaaaaaaaaaaaaacagctttAAATCTGATCTGGACTGCACGAATTGACTTGACCAAGACTCAGACCTGACCTTCAGAGGTTCAAAAGATGTTGAATCGGACCAAACCGGAATAAACCAGACCAAAAGAAGCCAGACCAGTCGAACCTGTCACCTCATGCGTAAACTGACTCACGGACACGCTCTGTTCTTGGCTGGGATGAACAACGTCGTGATGCTGCATCCTAGCGTTGCAActgatggaacgaacacatgcacaatggaagaaaaatggatctaaagtactctaattaggttaattataaagaataagcatgcaataaaacaagaaaaaatggaaaaagaatataacctttgtagactttgaatcttctccaaattagcatcaatctcctcacgaacagttcgtagaccaccacgagagtctttcCGACTATTCTCTGGCCTTAGAACGGAATGGTGGGATCCGATGAGTGACTAATTTAGAGAGGACTAGGTTAAGGTTTGGAAGAGCTTTAGGCCTAAGAATTTTCTCAAAAATCTCATAAGTCTCCACTTTGCCAAGAATAACCAAATATCATAGAACTCTTCTACTTACAGGCCATTTCATGCATGACAtgcaattttgagtttgatgagaatttgagattaaaaaaaccacaaactcaaagtgggattaaatggggcaagtgtcttcaaataaAGATAACACTTAGCAATTCAATAGTTGGAATTTCtcactcacaaatgttggatcattccactaacttggtcaaagtttgactctcaaagtccaaagtcaaaaaaattgattttttgacttttaaaaatcaaaagtcaacaatttgaattctattgcattttttacctagtcatcaatttgacttttaatgcaattttgaccaattcatttaatttcaaaattaattctaataaccaattttaaaattaaatcaatattaaataattaattaaacaatttaattaatttaatttaatattaaatccaacactaatcccaatttatatgaatccccgttcataatcttgatatttaaatcttatttaaatatctcctattttctctctctttatgtttgattcgcaattaaacattaggttaaatatatcgtatatatttaatgctttgctctaaaaatcgaatttaaactctttaaattcgttcgtcacactgttctaaggtttagtttgatatgagctagtaaggggatctcatggacctacagatcattggctccaacaatccaattaaccggctaaactctttaacctaattaaccaccattcgttaattactgggtcactcaactaaagcccaatagttgtactcctctcactatagatatatgataacttgtagaaatacaagttatttttgctcttaagttggaacaactaaggtttttaatgataaattctcctcatttttagaagaaacgcatggaattattcaaacattagcaaactcatgcaaaagaagttttattattaaaaactgcgacactaacgcattgtattgcaggatttTAACAAGAAGctaacgcataatcaagaagtgtcgcaggcaaaagttctaacgcatgggccatgcgtcagagggagttcaacgcagagaagattcattgatccaggctgattttgtcacatcaccacttgcaagtatgagCACCTacagcaggcggcgtctgaaaagcttctgagtgtcaggcggctgaccagggcatggactttaatgctgcccatcaaccaagtggacatgaccaacgcctataaatagatgaagtccctccagagttAGTTAGTTCAGAAattatcaagatccttactctctgtaATAGCGTAGTCATAGTTTTAGTTCTTTAAaagctgtgctgtggtgccaagacgatcagaagggttgagaaccaccaccaccgccggtCAGGGAGCAGAGGAAGCCAAtattgagaaagacacttcgtccaattcctatacaagtgattgtacacaacgagattgatccaaagagatacaagagattgtactctgtaGCTTGACTCAAGTTtccttcatctcatttatcgctttcatttcatctgattgaatattgcttttgtaaagacactctgtttctttataaaattcatatgtttgatccatcacacttgccattgtttatttcttgtttatgttgaatgcattaatactttatgcaaaacttcatttcaacACTTGAGCCGACTTGCcaaattggtaaaagcatccttAGCTTAGATTATTCGAAAGAGTAAATAAGCCAGCATCAAGTAGAACgtctagtacatctagagatagacttactggtgtttattgcattctgtgttatacgcatgcatcctagagataggttttgtatgttattcgcattgagaagtgttgaataaagtctaacgcataaacaaagataagcaaTTCATCCATCTCATCCCCATCACACCCTGgtttgtgtacattcatcttagaccgacgtatgccacttacattaaactccattctcgcatgatccatcactcactactcaactcttttgtatcttctggCACAAACACAGAACTTTaatgtaaataacacatttctcttcATAATTTAGGAAACTCCTACAAtagatacaacgcaaggtctgcgttcgtttaactgaatccctgagttcggccctggacttaccaggaacctaaattagatttatacttgggtctggtttagaaaaacttgaacgtcattagaaGGAGTGTTGTGCGTTTTGTTGTATATCTCTAACGCACCATCGCGTTATAATTacataaacgcatcaaagcatcaacgcatcatttatACTTAGCACTTATTCTTCCAATtcattttatacaatacactcctagagcgaatcacgatagcaacgaacaagtttttggtaccgttgccggggattcagAAACAAGACTAACtagaaattttgtttgtatcttttTTAGGAACATTTCAGTCGAGGGAGTATTACAAGCTAACCTTAAGCTTGTGAACGTTTATGAGCAGGGAGAGCACTCCCAAACTCAGATATGACCCTGAGATTAAAAAGACCTTCCGACGTAGGAACCGATCTAATCGTCGTCGAAGGTTGAGCCAACAATTTCTCAGACAACAGAACAGGCAACGAGCAATGGCGGAAGAACAAACAAATCAGCAACTAGCTCATGCTGCATAGAATCCAATCCTAATGGCGAACAACAGCATGTGTCCCATGAGGGAGTACGCGTCCCCTATactatatgatttctctctaggaatcatcTACCCGACATCAGATGGGACCaggttcgagatgaaatctGTAATGCTCTAAATGCTCCAGACTGCTGGATAATTTAGAGGTGGTCGTGGTGAAGATCCTCACGCCCACATGAAGCGTTTCCTGGGAACGTGTAActcatttgtgattcctggaatcatCCTAGAGGCAATCAAGCTGTTTTTGTTCCTCTATTCTTTGCGTGACGACGCAAAACAATGGGTAAGCTGACTGGAGCCTCGTGAAATCACCACTGGGAGAAGttagtggagaaatttatgcaaaaatacttcccacctaccaccaacacGAGGAGGCGTCGagagattatgaactttgaacaagaagaaacTGAGACCTTAAGAGCCGCATGGGAGCGTTTTAAGGGATTGGTCAAGAATTGCTCAAACCACGGACTACCACTAACTATCCAAATGGAGACGTTTTATGGAGGATTGAATAGAGCATCGCAGATGGCAGCAGACGCAGCAGCGGTGGTGGACTTATGGACAAATCTTACACCAAGGCTAAGGAGATATTAGACCGCATTGCTAAACACGACATGGAATGGGTGGACGATACGTATGGTGGAAGAGCTGACAGGAAGAAGAGATCTCAGAATGTTAATTCTATCGATTCCAACGCATTAGCCATACTTTCTGCTCAAGTGGCTACGATGACCAGCCTTTTGCAGAACATAAAGCTAGGaaacgcatcaaatcaacaGAAGGTGAATCAGGTAGAAGCGTTCGGGCAGCCCATGTTTAGCTATGTGGGTTGTGGAGATCCTCACTCTTATGCggattgcccacaaaatcctCAGTCAGTATGTTTCattaaaaacaacccattttccaatacatataacccaggatggagaaaccatccgaATTTTTCTTGGACAGGAGCAAATCATCAGGAGCACCACCCAGGGGCGAACCATTAGCAAAGGAATGGACCGCCGCCTGCATTTCAACAAACGCATCAGCAACATCAATAGCCCTTTAATAGAGGAGGACAGGCGTCGAGCTCAGGATCTCCACTTGAGAACCTATTAAAGGAGTACATAGCCCAGAATGACGCATTGTTAAAAAGCCAGGCGTCGTCTATCAGAAACCTTGAAATACAGGTTGGGCAGATAGCAAGCGAGTTGAAGAACAGGCAGCCTGGAGTTCTACCTAGCAACACTGAAACACCTGGGAGCAacaatggaaagaagcaatgtcaTGCGGTGACGTTGCGAAGTGGAAGagctcttgaagaaagaagaatgaatccAAGAAACAACAGTCCTTCGAAAGAACACATCACATGTTCAAtggatcaagaagaaagaacgCCCGAGACCACAAGCCATTCAGAACCCAGTATGTCTAATGCAAGAAAGCCTGAGGTGCCTCTGAACGCACCATTCCCTAGATGACTgatgaagaaaaatgatgaataaCAATTCAAGCGCTTTCTTGAGCTCTTAAGGCAATTGCATATCAACGTTCCACTTATAGAGGCCTTGGAGCAGATGCCAAcatatgtcaaattttttaaggacattttgacgaagaaaagaagagtCAATGAGACAGAAGTAATCGCGCTAACGCAGGAGTGCAACGCGTTAGTAAGCAACAGTCTACCCAAGAAGCAGAAGGACCCTGGGAGCTTCACAGTTCCTTCCTCGATAGGAGGATTGGATGTGGGTCATGCATTGTGCGATCTGGGAGCCAGCATTAATCTCATgccactttcaatttttaagaaactgGGAATTGGCGAAGCACAACCTACTTTTGTTACTCTTTATCTTGTTGACAAAACAATCAAGTACCCagaaggaaagattgaagacgTTCTAGTAAAGGTTGACAACTTCATATTCCCAGCAAACTTTATTATCTTGGACTATGAAGCAGATAGGGAGGTACCAATTATCCTTGGATGCCCTTTCTTAGCTACTGGGAAAGTTttaattgatgtgcataaagatGAATTAACTATGCGCGTGGACAATGAAGAGGTGAAGTTTAATGTATTAAACGCATTAAAATTCCCAGATAGTGAAGATTGTCAACTGAACAGTATTGAGTTGCCTGAAGAAAAGACCCATGTATGCGAGGTCCTCGCGTTGGAGGAAAACCTGAAAGAATCAGAGAcgccaagtctgagtgagcggcGGACAAAACCAACGCGTCCATCACTTGAGGAACCATCAGAACTTGAGTTGAAACAGTTACCTAGTCACCTGAAATATGCCTTCCTTGGAACAAACAACACTTTACCTGTGATCATTTCCACAAATCTTACAGAGCCTAAGGAGCACTCTCTCTTGCAGATGCTAAAAAAGCACAAGCATGCAATAGGTTGGACGCTAGCGGATATCCGTGGCATTAGCCCATCctattgcatgcataagatcAGGCTAGAAGAAGGGAAGTCGGAGTCGATCGAGCCTCAAAGAAGGTTGAACCCcataatgaaagaagtggtcaagaaagaaattttaaaatggttagaCGCGGGAGTCATCTATCCTATATCCGACAGTAGTTGGGTAAGTTCAGTCCAATGCGTTCCCAAGAAAGGGGGAACGACTGTGATAGTCAACAGCAATAATGAGCTCATACCCTCGAGGACTGTCACGGGCTGACGCATCTGTATGGATTATAGGAAGCTCAACGCAGCAActaagaaagatcatttccccctTCCTTTCNGCTGACGCATCTGTATGGATTATAGGAAGCTCAACGCAGCAActaagaaagatcatttccccctTCCTTTCATCGACCAAATGCTTGACAGACTTGCGGGCAAAggattttattgctttcttgaTGGATACTCTGGTTATAACCAGATTTTGATTGACCCAGAAGATCAGGA
This genomic window from Benincasa hispida cultivar B227 chromosome 4, ASM972705v1, whole genome shotgun sequence contains:
- the LOC120076299 gene encoding LOW QUALITY PROTEIN: uncharacterized protein LOC120076299 (The sequence of the model RefSeq protein was modified relative to this genomic sequence to represent the inferred CDS: substituted 2 bases at 2 genomic stop codons) gives rise to the protein MDKSYTKAKEILDRIAKHDMEWVDDTYGGRADRKKRSQNVNSIDSNALAILSAQVATMTSLLQNIKLGNASNQQKVNQVEAFGQPMFSYVGCGDPHSYADCPQNPQSASSIRNLEIQVGQIASELKNRQPGVLPSNTETPGSNNGKKQCHAVTLRSGRALEERRMNPRNNSPSKEHITCSMDQEERTPETTSHSEPKALEQMPTYVKFFKDILTKKRRVNETEVIALTQECNALVSNSLPKKQKDPGSFTVPSSIGGLDVGHALCDLGASINLMPLSIFKKLGIGEAQPTFVTLYLVDKTIKYPEGKIEDVLVKVDNFIFPANFIILDYEADREVPIILGCPFLATGKVLIDVHKDELTMRVDNEEVKFNVLNALKFPDSEDCQLNSIELPEEKTHVCEVLALEENLKESETPSLSERRTKPTRPSLEEPSELELKQLPSHLKYAFLGTNNTLPVIISTNLTEPKEHSLLQMLKKHKHAIGWTLADIRGISPSYCMHKIRLEEGKSESIEPQRRLNPIMKEVVKKEILKWLDAGVIYPISDSSWVSSVQCVPKKGGTTVIVNSNNELIPSRTVTGXRICMDYRKKLNAATKKDHFPLPFIDQMLDRLAGKGFYCFLDGYSGYNQILIDPEDQEKTTFTCPFGTFAFRRMPIGLCNAPGTFQRCMMAIFSDFLEKTAEVFMDDFSVFGDSFQSCLDNLEAVLARCEETNLVLNWEKCHFMVTEGIVLVHKVSKAGLEVDEAKIDVIAKLPPPXNVKALRSFLGHVGFYRRFVRGFTQIVRPLSALPEANWPYDFNEDCTDAFETLKYALTTASILIAPDWTQHFILMCDASDVAIGTMLRQKKGNLIHLISYASKTLNDSQEHYTTTEKEMLAVVFGIEKFRSYLVGASATIYTDHSATKFLMSKKDAKPRFIRWVLLLQEFDIYFPFIKKKSHYFQEKRKDKKMIDIQNKKGIENQVADHLSRLENQEMQDQESEIKDAFPDESLFRVEGREPWYADIVNYLTTKQFLGNFNSQQKVSS